Proteins encoded by one window of Cannabis sativa cultivar Pink pepper isolate KNU-18-1 chromosome 4, ASM2916894v1, whole genome shotgun sequence:
- the LOC133037170 gene encoding uncharacterized protein LOC133037170 translates to MIPILEDFFPSTTEAQGEDEQPTTNPQFDDLFEEIEAELYPGCDWISSLNFLAKLLHLKVRGKIPNNIFEELLKLLKFAFPKENNIPSTYYEAKKRLKKLGLGYDNIDVCLYNCCLFYKENASKEACPVCGTSRWVTSENGKGKKVPCKVMRYFPLTPRLKRLYSSRITAKSMIWHHTGKSKDDGVLRHPVDGLAWKDFDAKHPDFARDPRNVRLGLAADGFNPFGNMSLAYSMWPVVLANYNLPPWLCMKDNYFLLSTLILGAKSPGKDMNIFLRPLVDELKELWNNGVATRDSSTNSMFTMRAALLWTVNDFPARSSLSGWSGQGYKACPTCNEDTTSIRVIGKTSYVGHRRFLPSNHAMRRDTRFDGKVERRPPPRRFTCEEILSQVNALEPQIPGHHENFGGVKRRRVAENYNWRKKSIFYELEYWSTNILKHNIDVMHVEKNVCDSLLGTILDNDKSKDTTNARHDLKKMGIRESLWIYEDVNGRQMKPHAPYVLTREKRQLFCQFVKGIKFPDGFCSNLKSKVSPDESNIIGLKSHDCHVIMQRVLAVGVRKFLPRDTATTITQLSILGGPVFMRWMYPFERYMKKLKNYVGNKARPEGSIAEGYVADEAVTFCSMYFKGCETRFNRLDRNEDAPSVCRYLSVFNSQSCPLTSGLIKPLDHTSREKAEWYILQNSPEIQAYLDEHLDKIKHENPNGNHDALHRQTFRPWFHKKIYELHKLGTLQNGDELLALASGSDYLATFYEGCVVNGVRFIASKRDQKRKTQNSGVTVVLWNEGFNYYGTLEDAKQVFYLEDPLRGRDWKVVEDISHRQIWDITDNEDETDVDVVIVESSDRLVDYEIENNELDENYVAEEVDDLLVEHVEDENVNLVNDGNDSDSSV, encoded by the exons ATGATTCCTATTTTGGAAGATTTCTTTCCCTCGACAACTGAGGCACAAGGAGAAGATGAACAACCAACCACAAACCCACAATTTGATGACTTATTTGAGGAAATTGAAGCTGAATTGTATCCCGGTTGTGATTGGATTTCATCTCTTAACTTTTTAGCAAAGCTATTGCATTTAAAAGTTAGGGGAAAAATTCCTAATAACATCTTTGAAGAATTATTGAAGCTTTTAAAGTTTGCGTTTCCGaaggaaaataatattccaTCAACTTACTACGAGGCAAAAAAGAGATTGAAGAAATTAGGCTTGGGTTATGATAATATCGATGTCTGTTTGTATAATTGTTGCTTATTTTATAAGGAGAATGCATCCAAGGAGGCTTGTCCAGTTTGCGGAACTAGTCGTTGGGTTACTTCCGAGAACGGGAAAGGAAAAAAAGTTCCTTGCAAAGTCATGCGATACTTTCCGTTGACACCTCGACTTAAAAGATTATATAGTTCGAGGATTACAGCGAAAAGCATGATATGGCATCATACtggaaaatcaaaagatgatggGGTGTTGCGACACCCGGTCGATGGTTTAGCTTGGAAAGACTTTGATGCAAAACATCCCGATTTTGCAAGGGACCCAAGAAATGTTCGACTTGGGTTAGCTGCTGATGgatttaatccatttggcaacatgagtcTTGCATACAGCATGTGGCCAGTGGTGTTGGCTAACTATAATCTACCACCTTGGTTATGTATGAAAGATAATTATTTCTTGCTATCTACCCTAATTCTtggtgcaaaatctccaggtaaagacatgaatatatttttaagaCCTTTGGTGGATGAATTAAAGGAGTTGTGGAATAATGGGGTAGCAACGAGAGATAGTTCGACCAACTCAATGTTCACCATGCGTGCTGCGCTTTTGTGGACAGTGAATGATTTTCCTGCTCGTAGTAGCTTGTCTGGGTGGAGTGGTCAAGGTTATAAAGCTTGCCCTACTTGTAATGAAGACACGACGTCCATTCGAGTGATCGGGAAGACATCATATGTTGGTCATCGAAGGTTCTTGCCAAGTAACCATGCAATGAGAAGGGATACTCGATTTGATGGTAAAGTTGAAAGAAGACCTCCTCCAAGACGATTTACTTGTGAAGAAATATTATCACAAGTTAATGCTCTCGAACCCCAAATTCCCGGACATCATGAAAATTTTGGGGGCGTGAAACGTAGAAGAGTTGCAGAAAATTATAATTGgaggaaaaaaagtattttctacGAGTTGGAGTATTGGAGCACGAATATTTTAAAACACAACATTGATGTCATGCATGTTGAGAAAAATGTGTGTGATAGTCTCCTAGGAACCATCTTGGATAATGATAAATCAAAGGACACAACCAATGCGCGCCATGATTTAAAGAAGATGGGTATTAGGGAATCGTTGTGGATTTATGAAGATGTAAATGGGAGGCAAATGAAACCGCATGCTCCTTATGTTTTGACTCGTGAGAAAAGACAACTTTTTTGTCAGTTTGTTAAAGGAATAAAGTTTCCCGATGGCTTCTGTTCAAATTTAAAGAGCAAAGTTTCTCCAGATGAGTCTAACATTATTGGGTTAAAATCCCACGATTGTCATGTCATTATGCAGCGAGTATTAGCGGTTGGTGTCCGTAAATTTCTGCCTCGCGACACTGCAACAACTATTACTCAGCTGT CGATATTGGGTGGCCCGGTCTTTATGAGATGGATGTATCCTTTTGAAAGgtacatgaaaaaattgaaaaattatgtgGGAAATAAGGCACGTCCTGAAGGGTCAATTGCAGAAGGTTATGTTGCTGATGAGGCAGTAACCTTTTGTTCAATGTACTTTAAAGGGTGTGAAACAAGATTTAATCGGCTTGATCGAAATGAAGATGCGCCTTCTGTTTGTCGCTATCTCTCAGTTTTTAATTCTCAATCTTGTCCTTTAACTAGCGGACTTATCAAGCCTCTTGATCATACCAGTCGTGAAAAAGCTGAGTGGTACATTCTTCAAAATTCTCCTGAAATCCAAGCTTACTTAGA TGAACATTTGGACAAGATCAAGCATGAAAATCCTAATGGTAATCACGATGCCTTGCATAGGCAAACTTTCCGTCCGTGGTTTCACAAGAAG ataTATGAGTTGCACAAGCTTGGAACTTTACAAAATGGTGATGAGTTACTCGCTCTCGCTTCCGGGTCCGATTACTTAGCAACATTTTATGAAGGTTGTGTAGTGAATGGTGTTCGGTTTATTGCATCAAAGCGAGACCAAAAGCGGAAGACACAAAATAGTGGTGTTACTGTTGTTCTTTGGAACGAAGGGTTTAATTATTACGGCACACTTGAAGAT GCAAAGCAAGTTTTCTATCTTGAAGATCCACTCAGAGGTCGCGATTGGAAGGTTGTTGAAGATATTAGCCATCGACAAATTTGGGACATTACTGACAACGAAGATGAGACTGATGTAGATGTT GTAATTGTTGAATCGTCCGATCGGTTAGTGGATTACGAGATAGAGAATAATGAACTGGATGAGAATTATGTTGCTGAAGAAGTAGATGATTTACTAGTTGAACATGTAGAGGATGAAAATGTAAACTTAGTGAATGATGGAAATGATAGTGATTCTTCAGtgtaa
- the LOC115714485 gene encoding uncharacterized protein LOC115714485, producing MSATLATYHGGDGDGRDPPDPSRVPSSCEAVPPPVRKGRGVAANANLEKKRREAGKPLPVEVDLETGKVVGTEASNYVRFLGQQVSMLCPGGHLNFSDVPQQYKDQVLNRIRYYFDIDGNPHRDLLMGTLYSVMAERYSERKTLRHKHFKQHYKKPEDWDTVLKFPPDYLNTETWKPVCELFVSEAFLNRSTKNKSNRQLMKYPTTQGTKSLASIRHGMGGTPGEHVVDAWKEIHVKKPSGTFVNELAAKDYEELIKELDRKRLERQSQSDASAESEYRCGYQFDVMETVLGQRSDYQRGVGKRLKGKGKKPIPQTQSTVPPQPTTEMMSTMADIFSAMRATWGGNLTPEQRALIFNPRFDNFVQTYSQSQSPGGSSSQSHAAPPEQQQQPPTQPQFQPSSQQQFQNLSRRI from the exons ATGTCAGCTACGTTAGCGACATACCACGGTGGGGATGGTGATGGCAGGGATCCCCCTGATCCTTCTAGGGTACCGTCGTCTTGCGAAGcag TTCCACCTCCGGTCAGAAAGGGTCGTGGGGTTGCCGCAAACGCTAATCtcgaaaaaaaaaggagagaagcTGGTAAGCCCTTACCGGTGGAGGTAGATCTTGAAACCGGCAAAGTAGTTGGCACTGAAGCCAGCAATTATGTTCGATTTCTTGGCCAACAAGTGAGCATGTTGTGCCCGGGTGGTCATCTAAATTTTTCCGATGTACCCCAACAATACAAGGATCAAGTGCTCAATCGAATCaga tACTACTTTGATATCGATGGGAATCCCCACCGAGACCTACTTATGGGGACTTTATATTCGGTGATGGCGGAGCGGTATAGTGAGCGAAAGACGCTCAGACACAAGCATTTCaaacaacattacaaaaaaccagaagattgggacacagttctcaaattcccccctgactacttgaataccgagacttggaaaccggtttgcgaattgttcgttagcgaggcatttttgaatcgttcaactaaaaataaatcgaatcggcaactaatgaaatatccaacaacGCAAGGCACAAAATCGTTGGCGTCCATACGCCACGGAATG GGGGGTACTCCTGGAGAGCATGTAGTTGACGCATGGAAGGAGATCCATGTGAAAAAACCGTCTGGAACTTTCGTTAATGAATTAGCTGCAAAAGATTAT gAGGAACTGATCAAGGAGCTTGATAGGAAGCGACTTGAACGACAATCCCAGAGCGATGCGAGTGCCGAATCCGAATACCGATGCGGTTATCAGTTTGACGTAATGGAAACAGTTCTAGGCCAAAGATCTGACTATCAAAGAGGCGTGGGTAAAAGGCTCAAGGGCAAAGGAAAGAAACCAATCCCTCAAACTCAATCAACGGTGCCTCCCCAACCAACTACTGAGATGATGAGCACCATGGCAGATATATTCTCAGCTATGCGTGCCACTTGGGGGGGTAATTTAACGCCTGAACAACGTGCCCTAATATTTAACCCACGCTTTGACAATTTCGTTCAAACGTATAGTCAATCGCAGTCGCCTGGTGGTTCGTCTTCTCAGAGTCATGCCGCTCCTCcggaacagcaacaacaacctcctACGCAACCACAATTTCAGCCTTCCTCGCAACAACAATTCCAAAATTTGTCACgcagaatttga